Proteins from one Mus pahari chromosome 18, PAHARI_EIJ_v1.1, whole genome shotgun sequence genomic window:
- the Wiz gene encoding protein Wiz isoform X6 yields MAEVAFLMGNPILASAKPSPVPPPPPIGSAAVANFDPGTFSLMRCDFCGAGFDTRAGLSSHARAHLRDFGITNWELTISPINILQELLATSAAELPPSPLGHEPGGPPGSFLTSRRPRLPLTMPFPPTWAEDPGPIYGDGLCSEENTMVAMDLGSPLLPKKSLPVSGTLEQVASRLSSKVAAEVPHGSKQELPDLKAQSLTTCEVCGACFETRKGLSSHARSHLRQLGVAESESSGAPIDLLYELVKQKGLPDAPLGLTPSLTKKSNSPKEFLAGAARPCLLTLAKPMDAPAVNKAIKSPPGFSAKGLTHPSSSPLLKKAPLTLAGSPTPKNPEDKSPQLSLSPRPTSPKAQWPQSEDEGPLNLTLDSDGGRELDCQLCGAWFETRKGLSSHARAHLRHLGVSDPDAKGSPIDVLHGLIRRDGIQIRLPPGRGALAQLGRPPSASTALSLLPPPPPAKKAKLKASGMASPWGKQDLSAAGIFWASDVEPSPLNLSSGPEPTRDIRCEFCGEFFENRKGLSSHARSHLRQMGVTEWYVNGSPIDTLREILKRRTQSRPGGHLHPPGPSPKALAKVLSTGGPGSSLEARSPSDLHISPLTKKLPPPPGSPLGHSPTASPPPTARKMFSGLATPSLPKKLKPEHMRVEIKREMLPGTLHGEPHPSEGPWGTPREDMAPLNLSSRAEPVRDIRCEFCGEFFENRKGLSSHARSHLRQMGVTEWSVNGSPIDTLREILKKKSKLCLIKKEPPAGDLAPALTEDGSPTAAPGAMHSPLPLSPLASRPGKTGAGPTQVPRELSLSPITGSKPSATSYLGPVATKRPLQEDRFLPAEVKAKTYIQTELPFKAKTLHEKTSHSSTEACCELCGLYFENRKALASHARAHLRQFGVTEWCVNGSPIETLSEWIKHRPQKVGAYRSYIQGGRPFTKKFRSAGHGRDSDKRPPLGLAPGGLSLVGRSAGGEPGLEAGRAADSGERPLAASPPGTVKSEEHQRQNINKFERRQARPSDASAARGGEEVNDLQQKLEEVRQPPPRVRPVPSLVPRPPQTSLVKFVGNIYTLKCRFCEVEFQGPLSIQEEWVRHLQRHILEMNFSKADPPPEEPQAPQAQTAAVEAP; encoded by the exons ATGGCAGAAGTGGCATTTCTG ATGGGCAACCCCATCCTGGCCTCAGCGAAGCCCTCCCCAGTGCCACCTCCGCCACCCATCGGATCAGCAGCTG TGGCTAACTTCGACCCGGGCACCTTTAGCCTGATGCGATGTGACTTCTGTGGGGCTGGTTTTGATACTCGGGCTGGCCTCTCCAGTCATGCCCGGGCCCACCTTCGTGACTTTGGCATCACCAACTGGGAGCTTACCATCTCACCCATCAACATCCTGCAGGAGCTGCTGGCTACCTCAGCAGCTGAGCTGCCCCCAAGTCCCCTGGGCCATGAGCCAGGCGGGCCACCTGGAAGCTTCCTGACTTCACGACGGCCACGCTTACCTCTCACCATGCCCTTCCCACCTACCTGGGCCGAGGACCCTGGGCCAATCTACGGAGATG GCCTGTGTTCTGAGGAAAACACAATGGTGGCCATGGACTTGGGGTCTCCTTTACTCCCAAAGAAGAGCCTGCCTGTCTCTGGGACCCTGGAGCAGGTGGCCAGTCGGCTGAGCAGCAAAGTGGCCGCAGAGGTTCCTCATGGCAGCAAACAGGAGCTGCCAGACCTCAAGG CCCAGAGCCTGACCACCTGTGAGGTCTGCGGTGCCTGCTTTGAGACACGAAAGGGCCTGTCCAGCCACGCACGTTCACATCTGCGGCAGCTTGGGGTCGCAGAATCAGAAAGCAGTGGTGCTCCCATCGACCTCCTCTACGAGCTGGTGAAGCAGAAGGGCCTGCCTGATGCTCCCCTTGGGCTGACCCCTAGCCTGACCAAGAAGTCCAACTCACCAAAGGAGTTCCTTGCTGGGGCTGCCAGGCCCTGCCTACTCACCCTGGCCAAACCTATGGATGCCCCTGCTGTCAACAAAGCCATCAAATCACCTCCTGGCTTCTCAGCCAAGGGCCTGACCCACCCATCCAGCTCTCCACTCCTCAAGAAGGCCCCACTGACTCTGGCAGGATCCCCTACACCCAAGAATCCTGAGGACAAGAGCCCCCAGCTGTCCCTGAGTCCCCGACCAACTTCCCCAAAGGCACAATGGCCCCAGTCTGAGGATGAGGGGCCGCTGAATCTCA CTTTAGATAGTGACGGGGGCAGAGAGCTGGACTGCCAGCTGTGTGGTGCCTGGTTTGAGACCCGCAAGGGCCTGTCCAGCCACGCCCGTGCCCACCTGCGCCACCTGGGCGTCAGCGACCCGGATGCCAAGGGATCCCCCATAGACGTGCTCCACGGGCTCATCAGGAGGGACGGCATCCAGATCCGCCTCCCACCCGGGCGGGGAGCCCTGGCCCAGCTGGGGCGGCCTCCTTCCGCCTCCACAGCCCTCTCCTTGCTCCCTCCCCCACCGCCGGCCAAGAAGGCCAAGCTGAAGGCCTCGGGTATGGCCAGTCCCTGGGGGAAGCAGGATCTCTCGGCCGCCGGCATTTTCTGGGCCTCTGATGTGGAGCCGTCTCCTCTCAACCTCT cttcagGCCCAGAGCCAACAAGAGATATCCGCTGTGAGTTCTGTGGTGAGTTCTTTGAGAACAGAAAGGGCTTGTCTAGCCATGCGCGCTCCCACCTGCGCCAGATGGGTGTAACTGAGTGGTATGTGAACGGCTCACCCATCGACACACTTCGGGAGATCCTGAAGAGACGGACCCAATCCAGGCCAGGGGGACACCTCCACCCACCAGGTCCTAGCCCAAAAGCCCTGGCCAAGGTGCTGAGCACTGGAGGTCCCGGCAGCTCACTAGAAGCCAGAAGTCCCTCTGATCTTCACATCTCACCTTTGACCAAGAagttgccaccaccaccaggcagtcctctgggCCACTCACCaactgcttctcctcctcccacgGCCCGGAAGATGTTCTCAGGCCTTGCTACACCCTCCTTGCCCAAGAAACTGAAGCCTGAACACATGAGAGTGGAGATCAAGAGGGAGATGCTGCCAGGGACCCTTCATGGGGAGCCACACCCATCTGAGGGTCCCTGGGGCACGCCTCGAGAAGATATGGCACCCTTGAACCTGT CATCTCGGGCAGAGCCAGTGCGTGACATCCGGTGCGAGTTTTGTGGTGAGTTCTTCGAGAACCGCAAGGGCCTATCCAGCCATGCACGCTCCCACCTGCGCCAGATGGGTGTGACTGAGTGGTCTGTCAATGGCTCTCCCATTGACACACTTCGGGAGATCCTGAAGAAGAAGTCCAAGCTGTGCCTCATCAAAAAAGAGCCTCCAGCTGGAGACCTGGCTCCTGCCCTCACTGAAGACGGCTCTCCCACAGCAGCTCCTGGGGCTATGCattcccctctgcctctgtcacccCTGGCTAGCCGGCCAGGGAAAACAGGAGCTGGGCCAACCCAGGTTCCCCGGGAGCTCAGCCTGTCACCCATCACAGGGTCCAAGCCCTCAGCTACCAGCTACCTGGGCCCAGTGGCCACCAAGCGGCCCCTCCAGGAGGACCGATTCCTCCCAGCAGAGGTCAAGGCCAAGACCTACATCCAGACTGAACTGCCCTTCAAGGCAAAGACTCTCCATGAGAAGACCTCCCACTCCT CCACCGAGGCCTGCTGTGAGCTCTGTGGCCTTTACTTTGAAAACCGCAAAGCCCTAGCCAGCCATGCGAGGGCACATCTGCGGCAGTTCGGTGTGACGGAGTGGTGTGTCAACGGCTCTCCCATCGAGACCCTGAGTGAGTGGATCAAACACCGACCTCAGAAAGTGGGTGCCTACCGAAGCTACATCCAGGGTGGCCGCCCCTTTACAAAGAAGTTCCGCAGCGCTGGCCACGGCCGTGACAGTGACAAGCGGCCACCCCTGGGGCTGGCACCTGGGGGCCTGTCCCTGGTTGGCCGAAGTGCTGGGGGAGAACCAGGGCTTGAAGCTGGCAGGGCAGCTGACAGTGGTGAACGGCCTCTGGCAGCCAGCCCACCTGGGACCGTGAAGTCAGAGGAGCATCAAAGGCAAAATATCAACA AATTTGAACGCAGACAAGCCCGCCCCTCAGATGCCTCTGCAGCTCGGGGTGGTGAGGAAGTCAATGACCTGCAACAGAAGCTGGAAGAAGTACGGCAACCCCCGCCCCGGGTCCGACCAGTCCCCTCCCTGGTGCCTCGGCCCCCCCAAACATCACTGGTCAAGTTTGTGGGCAACATCTATACCCTCAAGTGCAG GTTCTGTGAAGTGGAATTCCAGGGCCCACTCTCTATCCAGGAAGAGTGGGTACGGCATTTACAGCGGCACATCCTGGAGATGAACTTCTCCAAAGCAGACCCTCCGCCTGAGGAGCCCCAGGCCCCGCAGGCACAGACAGCAGCTGTAGAGGCACCCTAA
- the Wiz gene encoding protein Wiz isoform X8 codes for MEGLLAGGLAAPDRPRDPSPREDIEGGAEAAEGEGDIFPSSHYLPITKEGPGDILDGRSGISVANFDPGTFSLMRCDFCGAGFDTRAGLSSHARAHLRDFGITNWELTISPINILQELLATSAAELPPSPLGHEPGGPPGSFLTSRRPRLPLTMPFPPTWAEDPGPIYGDAQSLTTCEVCGACFETRKGLSSHARSHLRQLGVAESESSGAPIDLLYELVKQKGLPDAPLGLTPSLTKKSNSPKEFLAGAARPCLLTLAKPMDAPAVNKAIKSPPGFSAKGLTHPSSSPLLKKAPLTLAGSPTPKNPEDKSPQLSLSPRPTSPKAQWPQSEDEGPLNLTSGPEPTRDIRCEFCGEFFENRKGLSSHARSHLRQMGVTEWYVNGSPIDTLREILKRRTQSRPGGHLHPPGPSPKALAKVLSTGGPGSSLEARSPSDLHISPLTKKLPPPPGSPLGHSPTASPPPTARKMFSGLATPSLPKKLKPEHMRVEIKREMLPGTLHGEPHPSEGPWGTPREDMAPLNLSSRAEPVRDIRCEFCGEFFENRKGLSSHARSHLRQMGVTEWSVNGSPIDTLREILKKKSKLCLIKKEPPAGDLAPALTEDGSPTAAPGAMHSPLPLSPLASRPGKTGAGPTQVPRELSLSPITGSKPSATSYLGPVATKRPLQEDRFLPAEVKAKTYIQTELPFKAKTLHEKTSHSSTEACCELCGLYFENRKALASHARAHLRQFGVTEWCVNGSPIETLSEWIKHRPQKVGAYRSYIQGGRPFTKKFRSAGHGRDSDKRPPLGLAPGGLSLVGRSAGGEPGLEAGRAADSGERPLAASPPGTVKSEEHQRQNINKFERRQARPSDASAARGGEEVNDLQQKLEEVRQPPPRVRPVPSLVPRPPQTSLVKFVGNIYTLKCRFCEVEFQGPLSIQEEWVRHLQRHILEMNFSKADPPPEEPQAPQAQTAAVEAP; via the exons ATGGAGGGGTTACTGGCAGGTGGCCTGGCTGCCCCGGACCGTCCTCGAGACCCTTCTCCGAGAGAGGACATCGAGGGTGGGGCTGAGGCTGCTGAGGGGGAAGgtgatatctttccatcttctcattaCCTGCCAATCACCAAAGAAGGCCCTGGAGACATTCTGGATGGCAGAAGTGGCATTTCTG TGGCTAACTTCGACCCGGGCACCTTTAGCCTGATGCGATGTGACTTCTGTGGGGCTGGTTTTGATACTCGGGCTGGCCTCTCCAGTCATGCCCGGGCCCACCTTCGTGACTTTGGCATCACCAACTGGGAGCTTACCATCTCACCCATCAACATCCTGCAGGAGCTGCTGGCTACCTCAGCAGCTGAGCTGCCCCCAAGTCCCCTGGGCCATGAGCCAGGCGGGCCACCTGGAAGCTTCCTGACTTCACGACGGCCACGCTTACCTCTCACCATGCCCTTCCCACCTACCTGGGCCGAGGACCCTGGGCCAATCTACGGAGATG CCCAGAGCCTGACCACCTGTGAGGTCTGCGGTGCCTGCTTTGAGACACGAAAGGGCCTGTCCAGCCACGCACGTTCACATCTGCGGCAGCTTGGGGTCGCAGAATCAGAAAGCAGTGGTGCTCCCATCGACCTCCTCTACGAGCTGGTGAAGCAGAAGGGCCTGCCTGATGCTCCCCTTGGGCTGACCCCTAGCCTGACCAAGAAGTCCAACTCACCAAAGGAGTTCCTTGCTGGGGCTGCCAGGCCCTGCCTACTCACCCTGGCCAAACCTATGGATGCCCCTGCTGTCAACAAAGCCATCAAATCACCTCCTGGCTTCTCAGCCAAGGGCCTGACCCACCCATCCAGCTCTCCACTCCTCAAGAAGGCCCCACTGACTCTGGCAGGATCCCCTACACCCAAGAATCCTGAGGACAAGAGCCCCCAGCTGTCCCTGAGTCCCCGACCAACTTCCCCAAAGGCACAATGGCCCCAGTCTGAGGATGAGGGGCCGCTGAATCTCA cttcagGCCCAGAGCCAACAAGAGATATCCGCTGTGAGTTCTGTGGTGAGTTCTTTGAGAACAGAAAGGGCTTGTCTAGCCATGCGCGCTCCCACCTGCGCCAGATGGGTGTAACTGAGTGGTATGTGAACGGCTCACCCATCGACACACTTCGGGAGATCCTGAAGAGACGGACCCAATCCAGGCCAGGGGGACACCTCCACCCACCAGGTCCTAGCCCAAAAGCCCTGGCCAAGGTGCTGAGCACTGGAGGTCCCGGCAGCTCACTAGAAGCCAGAAGTCCCTCTGATCTTCACATCTCACCTTTGACCAAGAagttgccaccaccaccaggcagtcctctgggCCACTCACCaactgcttctcctcctcccacgGCCCGGAAGATGTTCTCAGGCCTTGCTACACCCTCCTTGCCCAAGAAACTGAAGCCTGAACACATGAGAGTGGAGATCAAGAGGGAGATGCTGCCAGGGACCCTTCATGGGGAGCCACACCCATCTGAGGGTCCCTGGGGCACGCCTCGAGAAGATATGGCACCCTTGAACCTGT CATCTCGGGCAGAGCCAGTGCGTGACATCCGGTGCGAGTTTTGTGGTGAGTTCTTCGAGAACCGCAAGGGCCTATCCAGCCATGCACGCTCCCACCTGCGCCAGATGGGTGTGACTGAGTGGTCTGTCAATGGCTCTCCCATTGACACACTTCGGGAGATCCTGAAGAAGAAGTCCAAGCTGTGCCTCATCAAAAAAGAGCCTCCAGCTGGAGACCTGGCTCCTGCCCTCACTGAAGACGGCTCTCCCACAGCAGCTCCTGGGGCTATGCattcccctctgcctctgtcacccCTGGCTAGCCGGCCAGGGAAAACAGGAGCTGGGCCAACCCAGGTTCCCCGGGAGCTCAGCCTGTCACCCATCACAGGGTCCAAGCCCTCAGCTACCAGCTACCTGGGCCCAGTGGCCACCAAGCGGCCCCTCCAGGAGGACCGATTCCTCCCAGCAGAGGTCAAGGCCAAGACCTACATCCAGACTGAACTGCCCTTCAAGGCAAAGACTCTCCATGAGAAGACCTCCCACTCCT CCACCGAGGCCTGCTGTGAGCTCTGTGGCCTTTACTTTGAAAACCGCAAAGCCCTAGCCAGCCATGCGAGGGCACATCTGCGGCAGTTCGGTGTGACGGAGTGGTGTGTCAACGGCTCTCCCATCGAGACCCTGAGTGAGTGGATCAAACACCGACCTCAGAAAGTGGGTGCCTACCGAAGCTACATCCAGGGTGGCCGCCCCTTTACAAAGAAGTTCCGCAGCGCTGGCCACGGCCGTGACAGTGACAAGCGGCCACCCCTGGGGCTGGCACCTGGGGGCCTGTCCCTGGTTGGCCGAAGTGCTGGGGGAGAACCAGGGCTTGAAGCTGGCAGGGCAGCTGACAGTGGTGAACGGCCTCTGGCAGCCAGCCCACCTGGGACCGTGAAGTCAGAGGAGCATCAAAGGCAAAATATCAACA AATTTGAACGCAGACAAGCCCGCCCCTCAGATGCCTCTGCAGCTCGGGGTGGTGAGGAAGTCAATGACCTGCAACAGAAGCTGGAAGAAGTACGGCAACCCCCGCCCCGGGTCCGACCAGTCCCCTCCCTGGTGCCTCGGCCCCCCCAAACATCACTGGTCAAGTTTGTGGGCAACATCTATACCCTCAAGTGCAG GTTCTGTGAAGTGGAATTCCAGGGCCCACTCTCTATCCAGGAAGAGTGGGTACGGCATTTACAGCGGCACATCCTGGAGATGAACTTCTCCAAAGCAGACCCTCCGCCTGAGGAGCCCCAGGCCCCGCAGGCACAGACAGCAGCTGTAGAGGCACCCTAA
- the Wiz gene encoding protein Wiz isoform X4, with translation MEVMGTREDLEDFGEVAQPSEWGLHTSASEVATQTWTVNSEASVERLQPLLSPVQTGPYLCELLQEVAGGVDSNEEEEEEPAVFPCIECSIYFKHKEHLLEHMSQHRRAPGQEPPADLAPLACSECGWAFTEPTALEQHWQLHQASREKIIEEIQKLKQFPGDEGREARLQCSKCVFGTNSSRAFMQHAKLHVRGSLPSRQTTEPFRGGSPVLDVSTLVYPSYGDSSGLNTCVHCGFIAPSKSLLREHERLVHAHHAHWEEAGKAFEDLTSQPGTSQDTYTHLPDTATVDYFSKSEPLLASVWQENPSGYDPGLAFGPDYQQPGMRDFPLLNSGQQSLGKLAFPSPMASASYSIQLNRNKSTVHLQRMEDKSHPWSEEEEDEDVVLTSEMDFTPENGPFPPLAVPSLIPQPALELKQTFQDALQAVDASETQQQQLQGMVPIVLMAKLRPQVIAAATRASPQLPPEELELRSTHPLDFLLLDTPLGGSLGLDTLLEGDPAMALKHEERKCPYCPDRFHNGIGLANHVRGHLNRVGVSYNVRHFISAEEVKAIERRFSFQKKKKKVANFDPGTFSLMRCDFCGAGFDTRAGLSSHARAHLRDFGITNWELTISPINILQELLATSAAELPPSPLGHEPGGPPGSFLTSRRPRLPLTMPFPPTWAEDPGPIYGDGLCSEENTMVAMDLGSPLLPKKSLPVSGTLEQVASRLSSKVAAEVPHGSKQELPDLKAQSLTTCEVCGACFETRKGLSSHARSHLRQLGVAESESSGAPIDLLYELVKQKGLPDAPLGLTPSLTKKSNSPKEFLAGAARPCLLTLAKPMDAPAVNKAIKSPPGFSAKGLTHPSSSPLLKKAPLTLAGSPTPKNPEDKSPQLSLSPRPTSPKAQWPQSEDEGPLNLTLDSDGGRELDCQLCGAWFETRKGLSSHARAHLRHLGVSDPDAKGSPIDVLHGLIRRDGIQIRLPPGRGALAQLGRPPSASTALSLLPPPPPAKKAKLKASGMASPWGKQDLSAAGIFWASDVEPSPLNLSSGPEPTRDIRCEFCGEFFENRKGLSSHARSHLRQMGVTEWYVNGSPIDTLREILKRRTQSRPGGHLHPPGPSPKALAKVLSTGGPGSSLEARSPSDLHISPLTKKLPPPPGSPLGHSPTASPPPTARKMFSGLATPSLPKKLKPEHMRVEIKREMLPGTLHGEPHPSEGPWGTPREDMAPLNLSSRAEPVRDIRCEFCGEFFENRKGLSSHARSHLRQMGVTEWSVNGSPIDTLREILKKKSKLCLIKKEPPAGDLAPALTEDGSPTAAPGAMHSPLPLSPLASRPGKTGAGPTQVPRELSLSPITGSKPSATSYLGPVATKRPLQEDRFLPAEVKAKTYIQTELPFKAKTLHEKTSHSSTEACCELCGLYFENRKALASHARAHLRQFGVTEWCVNGSPIETLSEWIKHRPQKVGAYRSYIQGGRPFTKKFRSAGHGRDSDKRPPLGLAPGGLSLVGRSAGGEPGLEAGRAADSGERPLAASPPGTVKSEEHQRQNINKFERRQARPSDASAARGGEEVNDLQQKLEEVRQPPPRVRPVPSLVPRPPQTSLVKFVGNIYTLKCRFCEVEFQGPLSIQEEWVRHLQRHILEMNFSKADPPPEEPQAPQAQTAAVEAP, from the exons ATGGAAGTGATGGGTACCAGAGAGGACCTAGAGGACTTTGGGGAGGTGGCCCAGCCTTCTGAGTGGGGTCTCCACACATCAGCCTCAGAAGTGGCCACCCAGACCTGGACAGTGAACTCTGAAGCATCTGTGGAGCGGCTGCAGCCCCTACTGTCCCCAGTCCAGACGGGACCGTACCTGTGTGAACTGTTGCAGGAAGTAGCTGGTGGGGTGGACAgcaatgaagaagaggaagaggagccagctGTGTTTCCTTGCATCGAGTGCAGCATCTACTTTAAGCACAAGGAGCACCTCCTAGAACACATGAGCCAGCACCGCCGAGCCCCGGGCCAGGAGCCCCCAGCTGACCTGGCTCCACTGGCCTGCAGCGAATGTGGCTGGGCCTTCACAGAGCCCACTGCCCTGGAACAGCACTGGCAACTGCACCAGGCTTCCCGGGAGAAGATTATTGAAGAGATCCAAAAGCTAAAGCAGTTTCCAGGTGATGAGGGCCGTGAGGCACGACTACAGTGCTCCAAGTGTGTCTTTGGCACCAATTCCTCTAGAGCCTTCATGCAGCATGCCAAGCTGCATGTGCGTGGGTCACTGCCCAGCCGGCAGACCACGGAACCTTTCAGGGGTGGCAGCCCAGTCTTAGATGTTAGCACCCTCGTCTATCCCTCCTATGGAGACTCCTCAGGCCTCAATACCTGCGTTCACTGTGGCTTCATAGCACCTAGCAAGAGTCTGCTCAGGGAGCACGAGAGGCTAGTCCACGCCCACCACGCCCACTGGGAGGAGGCTGGAAAGGCCTTTGAGGACCTCACTAGCCAGCCAGGTACTAGCCAGGATACATATACTCACTTACCTGACACTGCCACCGTGGACTATTTTAGCAAATCTGAgcctctcttggcctctgtgtGGCAAGAGAACCCTTCTGGATATGACCCTGGCCTTGCCTTTGGTCCAGATTATCAGCAGCCAGGCATGAGAGATTTCCCATTGTTAAATTCAGGCCAGCAGTCTCTTGGAAAGCTGGCCTTTCCTTCCCCTATGGCATCTGCTTCCTATTCTATACAGCTCAATAGAAACAAAAGCACTGTCCACCTGCAGAGAATGGAAGACAAGAGTCATCCTTggagtgaagaggaagaagatgaagatgtagtGCTGACTTCTGAAATGGATTTTACTCCTGAAAATGGACCCTTTCCACCCCTAGCCGTCCCTAGCCTCATCCCTCAGCCAGCCCTTGAGTTGAAGCAGACTTTCCAAGATGCCCTCCAGGCAGTCGATGCCTCAGAAACTCAACAGCAACAGCTCCAAGGAATGGTACCCATTGTTCTGATGGCAAAGCTCAGGCCACAAGTCATAGCTGCCGCCACCCGAGCATCCCCACAGCTGCCACCTGAGGAGCTAGAGCTGAGAAGCACCCACCCCCTGGATTTCCTGCTCCTAGATACACCTTTGGGTGGCTCACTGGGTCTGGACACACTCCTAGAAGGGGATCCAGCCATGGCACTAAAGCACGAGGAGCGGAAATGCCCCTACTGTCCTGATCGTTTCCACAATGGTATCGGGCTAGCCAACCATGTCCGGGGCCACCTGAACCGAGTGGGTGTCAGCTACAATGTTCGGCATTTCATCTCTGCAGAGGAGGTGAAGGCTATTGAACGCAGGTTTTccttccagaagaaaaagaaaaaag TGGCTAACTTCGACCCGGGCACCTTTAGCCTGATGCGATGTGACTTCTGTGGGGCTGGTTTTGATACTCGGGCTGGCCTCTCCAGTCATGCCCGGGCCCACCTTCGTGACTTTGGCATCACCAACTGGGAGCTTACCATCTCACCCATCAACATCCTGCAGGAGCTGCTGGCTACCTCAGCAGCTGAGCTGCCCCCAAGTCCCCTGGGCCATGAGCCAGGCGGGCCACCTGGAAGCTTCCTGACTTCACGACGGCCACGCTTACCTCTCACCATGCCCTTCCCACCTACCTGGGCCGAGGACCCTGGGCCAATCTACGGAGATG GCCTGTGTTCTGAGGAAAACACAATGGTGGCCATGGACTTGGGGTCTCCTTTACTCCCAAAGAAGAGCCTGCCTGTCTCTGGGACCCTGGAGCAGGTGGCCAGTCGGCTGAGCAGCAAAGTGGCCGCAGAGGTTCCTCATGGCAGCAAACAGGAGCTGCCAGACCTCAAGG CCCAGAGCCTGACCACCTGTGAGGTCTGCGGTGCCTGCTTTGAGACACGAAAGGGCCTGTCCAGCCACGCACGTTCACATCTGCGGCAGCTTGGGGTCGCAGAATCAGAAAGCAGTGGTGCTCCCATCGACCTCCTCTACGAGCTGGTGAAGCAGAAGGGCCTGCCTGATGCTCCCCTTGGGCTGACCCCTAGCCTGACCAAGAAGTCCAACTCACCAAAGGAGTTCCTTGCTGGGGCTGCCAGGCCCTGCCTACTCACCCTGGCCAAACCTATGGATGCCCCTGCTGTCAACAAAGCCATCAAATCACCTCCTGGCTTCTCAGCCAAGGGCCTGACCCACCCATCCAGCTCTCCACTCCTCAAGAAGGCCCCACTGACTCTGGCAGGATCCCCTACACCCAAGAATCCTGAGGACAAGAGCCCCCAGCTGTCCCTGAGTCCCCGACCAACTTCCCCAAAGGCACAATGGCCCCAGTCTGAGGATGAGGGGCCGCTGAATCTCA CTTTAGATAGTGACGGGGGCAGAGAGCTGGACTGCCAGCTGTGTGGTGCCTGGTTTGAGACCCGCAAGGGCCTGTCCAGCCACGCCCGTGCCCACCTGCGCCACCTGGGCGTCAGCGACCCGGATGCCAAGGGATCCCCCATAGACGTGCTCCACGGGCTCATCAGGAGGGACGGCATCCAGATCCGCCTCCCACCCGGGCGGGGAGCCCTGGCCCAGCTGGGGCGGCCTCCTTCCGCCTCCACAGCCCTCTCCTTGCTCCCTCCCCCACCGCCGGCCAAGAAGGCCAAGCTGAAGGCCTCGGGTATGGCCAGTCCCTGGGGGAAGCAGGATCTCTCGGCCGCCGGCATTTTCTGGGCCTCTGATGTGGAGCCGTCTCCTCTCAACCTCT cttcagGCCCAGAGCCAACAAGAGATATCCGCTGTGAGTTCTGTGGTGAGTTCTTTGAGAACAGAAAGGGCTTGTCTAGCCATGCGCGCTCCCACCTGCGCCAGATGGGTGTAACTGAGTGGTATGTGAACGGCTCACCCATCGACACACTTCGGGAGATCCTGAAGAGACGGACCCAATCCAGGCCAGGGGGACACCTCCACCCACCAGGTCCTAGCCCAAAAGCCCTGGCCAAGGTGCTGAGCACTGGAGGTCCCGGCAGCTCACTAGAAGCCAGAAGTCCCTCTGATCTTCACATCTCACCTTTGACCAAGAagttgccaccaccaccaggcagtcctctgggCCACTCACCaactgcttctcctcctcccacgGCCCGGAAGATGTTCTCAGGCCTTGCTACACCCTCCTTGCCCAAGAAACTGAAGCCTGAACACATGAGAGTGGAGATCAAGAGGGAGATGCTGCCAGGGACCCTTCATGGGGAGCCACACCCATCTGAGGGTCCCTGGGGCACGCCTCGAGAAGATATGGCACCCTTGAACCTGT CATCTCGGGCAGAGCCAGTGCGTGACATCCGGTGCGAGTTTTGTGGTGAGTTCTTCGAGAACCGCAAGGGCCTATCCAGCCATGCACGCTCCCACCTGCGCCAGATGGGTGTGACTGAGTGGTCTGTCAATGGCTCTCCCATTGACACACTTCGGGAGATCCTGAAGAAGAAGTCCAAGCTGTGCCTCATCAAAAAAGAGCCTCCAGCTGGAGACCTGGCTCCTGCCCTCACTGAAGACGGCTCTCCCACAGCAGCTCCTGGGGCTATGCattcccctctgcctctgtcacccCTGGCTAGCCGGCCAGGGAAAACAGGAGCTGGGCCAACCCAGGTTCCCCGGGAGCTCAGCCTGTCACCCATCACAGGGTCCAAGCCCTCAGCTACCAGCTACCTGGGCCCAGTGGCCACCAAGCGGCCCCTCCAGGAGGACCGATTCCTCCCAGCAGAGGTCAAGGCCAAGACCTACATCCAGACTGAACTGCCCTTCAAGGCAAAGACTCTCCATGAGAAGACCTCCCACTCCT CCACCGAGGCCTGCTGTGAGCTCTGTGGCCTTTACTTTGAAAACCGCAAAGCCCTAGCCAGCCATGCGAGGGCACATCTGCGGCAGTTCGGTGTGACGGAGTGGTGTGTCAACGGCTCTCCCATCGAGACCCTGAGTGAGTGGATCAAACACCGACCTCAGAAAGTGGGTGCCTACCGAAGCTACATCCAGGGTGGCCGCCCCTTTACAAAGAAGTTCCGCAGCGCTGGCCACGGCCGTGACAGTGACAAGCGGCCACCCCTGGGGCTGGCACCTGGGGGCCTGTCCCTGGTTGGCCGAAGTGCTGGGGGAGAACCAGGGCTTGAAGCTGGCAGGGCAGCTGACAGTGGTGAACGGCCTCTGGCAGCCAGCCCACCTGGGACCGTGAAGTCAGAGGAGCATCAAAGGCAAAATATCAACA AATTTGAACGCAGACAAGCCCGCCCCTCAGATGCCTCTGCAGCTCGGGGTGGTGAGGAAGTCAATGACCTGCAACAGAAGCTGGAAGAAGTACGGCAACCCCCGCCCCGGGTCCGACCAGTCCCCTCCCTGGTGCCTCGGCCCCCCCAAACATCACTGGTCAAGTTTGTGGGCAACATCTATACCCTCAAGTGCAG GTTCTGTGAAGTGGAATTCCAGGGCCCACTCTCTATCCAGGAAGAGTGGGTACGGCATTTACAGCGGCACATCCTGGAGATGAACTTCTCCAAAGCAGACCCTCCGCCTGAGGAGCCCCAGGCCCCGCAGGCACAGACAGCAGCTGTAGAGGCACCCTAA